CCTGTAACTTCAGTTCAATCCCTTCAGAGAAGTAAGACAAAGAAATATAGTCTTAACAGCGAGGCGATCCAATGCAAATCATTGAACTATAACTAAGCTTTcataaaaatagtaatttagtttttaaactttaatttgtaacgatttaaattcattacatttacttttataacaatttagtaGTTTCTATATGGtaaaatttataacagctTAGTTTGTAAAAATATTGATAAGATTCAATGAAATTTCTTATGTAGTAGATCGATAAATTGATTAAGAACAAAATGTGTTTAGTTATGAATAAAAAGTACCTGGTAAAAATTTAACGATATGATTAAAATGtcacaaaatttgaagaactaaattgttataaattttagaatacaGAGTAATACAAATTCTACCAAAGTGTAGTTAATGTTTCCATGAAAGTTAGGTGCCAAGGGAATGAATTCTACAAAAATCAAGCATTGTTCCAGTGTTTACCTGCACAAATTAAGCATAATGTTCTTCCATACCAACTATTTCCTAGCCTCTCTAACGCAAACACATACACtcagacaaaagaaaaacagaaaaagacaTCGAAGTAAACAGACCTCTGTATCAAGATCTGAGGAAAAATCGGTGAAGGAGCTAGGAGAATGAGTTCGCAAAGtattgaaagaaaacaaagcagAGAGATAATGATGATTTCCCGCCAATCCAACTCTGGCGTTCATTAGCCGCAAGCCTAACGGCCATCCATCTTCCTACATTCACAATATCAACCGCAAAATTAGGGCAAATTAAGCACTCAAAATTTATacagagagagggagagagagaggtacCAGTTGAACCATGCTTGAATCTGAAAGCAGCGAGTGGAATAATGTGCCAGGAGAAAAGCGGAGGGGATCAATTCAGAGTCTCATACATTCGACGAAGAGTTCAATCCAATTGCCAATACGATTATCAAATCGAGAAGGAAGAGCAATAATTAAGCGAAAGAAATCGACGAACCAGAATGAAGAACGAACAAACGAGCGAAAACCGTAAATTATAGAGAACAAAAACGTACGATCGGTCTTGCAATATGCATCACATGGCTTTCAAACGACGCCATTGGCATTGGCCTTGCAAGATCACGCTCATTTGAACTGTGAAGGAATGAAGTTACTTTCAATGAAACAGACGGGAGCTGGTGGAGGGAAAGAACGTGAGAGAATAATTTCGTACTGCCATTCAATTTAAAGGTGATCTAATGACTATTATGCCCTcccttgttttgttcttcagctACTAGCCAACGGTTCAGTATGGTAATTTCAGTTTATCAACAAGGCATGGAGATTTCAATTCTAActaacaaaacattttttatatataaaaaaaaaaaaactttatcttttgaattaaaaatatacctTCTATTCTATTATtgttactattattattaaattaaaatttgccTATTAAGACTATTGGGCTAACTGTTTCCCATGAGTCCAGTTAAATGGGCTGTGGTGGGCCTATAAGACTATTGGGCCAACTGTTTCCCATGAGCCCAGTAAAATGGGCTGTGGTGGGCCTATAAGACTATTGGGCTAACTGTTTCCCATGAGCCCAGTTAAATGGGCTATCACTGAGCTCAACAAATCTGATCCAGAACAGGgaagttatttaatttttatatagtAAAAACAagtacactttttttttttaatttaattttataaaaaggtgaaaatattagttttaagataaaatacatatactaacactaaaattttgaaatatataaactaaaatggaattaaatttcagaaaaaatataatacattTAATTCCTTTTAATACTTTCGGGTCAATAATAGAGGagcggaaaaaaaaaagtagattcCTGAAAAAAATTGTTGGTTTGTTGTCATAGCAACTTTCGGGCCAGGCCGTGCGACTTTGGACGATCTGCCGCTAATGGACAGGATTCAACGTGGGCCCACTTGATTAGGTTTATGATTGACAATGTGGGCCCATTGGCCCATTACTATGGTTCAGTTAACTGCCCTTCAAAAGAAAGTTAAATTTGGTGGTCCCCTCTTCCACGACCAATGACCATGGATGAATCGAGAccatatttgaataatattttgatcatataaactttaaaattaaatatatttgacataaaaaaatgttaaaaaatacggcaagtaattattattgtttttattttattttggtatatttattttttaatttattatagatatttttgaTGTATAAAAACTGAATTAAAACATACTTAAACTCATGAGTTAtgttattagaaaataaaaattatgaggTTTCTTTACCGGAATAAATTGTTACTCTTTCAGCTACACACGTACATTGTGTGGCACCTCGAAAGAATCTTTCATTTCAAGATCAACCGTTGATTTATCTTTGCTAAGATCAAATGTGGACCGTTGATTACTTGTGTTATCGGTACGTTGGGAACCCATCCAAGGGAAAACCAGAAAACCATACGAGTGATCGTCATGACAGATACGTGGAAGAGAGCAGCTGCAACTTCGGGACTAAACGCGAGAATTCCTATCCGTTACGATTTTGACACGTGGACGGTGGTTATGGTACTCTCTTCTTTCCCCGCCCCTATATATAGACTCATCCGTCAGCTCTACATCTCGTTCAATAGCGAGaagttttagtttgatttCGAAAACAAGTTTCATTATCTcgttgttctttgttcttcatcGTCGAAAATGTCGTGCTGTGGTGGAAACTGTGGATGCGGCTCTGCCTGCAAGTGCGGAAACGGCTGCGGAGGGTGAGTAATCGCTAATTTTCTCCTTTAGATTTTGATTGTGTGAACTGATTTCTCAATTTCCTTCTATGGAGGATGATTTCTAGAGATTTTGACCTTCcgttttattgttatttttttcgatttcCTTTTCGTTTCTGTACCTTAGTTCCTCGATCGACTGCGATCTGATCATGTGTTGATTCTGTTTATTGAATTCTGAATATGAGAAAACATCACACGATCACTGCCTATAATATTCTGAATTATCTGAGAAGGACTCCGATAATAGTTTTTTAGAGGATAATTACGATGATTCTGACGTTTCGTTTTGATATTTCGTTATGCAGTTGCAAGATGTTCCCTGACATGAGCTTCTCTGAGACAACCGCAACTATCGAGACCTTCGTCGTCGGCCTCGCTCCTCAGAAGATGTAAGTTTGTTTGAATGAGCCTAATTTTTCAAGAGAAATTCAGTAATGAATCATAATTTTAAGTAATTGTACTTATTTTCCATATTAGGTCCTTCGAGGTTGCAGAGATGGGAGCCGAGAACGGCTGCAAATGCGGTGACAACTGCACCTGCGATCCATGCAACTGTAAATGAGCAATAGCTCAAATCCTTGCGACCTGAGATGTCTTCGAGTACTTAAGTATGATCATAATAACAATTATCAAATCTTCCAGTGTTTTCCTTCCGTCGTTGCGTCTTTGAGAGTCGATTGAAGTGTTCCTTTTAAATAATAGCAGTCGTTAAGTTGTGGAAAAACTGATATGCTGTTATGGCGCACGGATCTTGTTATCCAAGGATGCCTGTGTTTATCCATGTCTGTTTAACGTTTGCTTTTCTCTGTGTAAAGAAGCGGTATGTGCTAATTTATGTGTAACAGAGTTTGTTCTTGTTATCCATGTCTATTGTTGAAAATCCAGAACCGAGTTTGAACGCTCTATAAAATCTGACTATAAGAAGTAAAATTCAACAATTTCGATGGGGCCGGTCGAATAGCTAACACCCTTCATTCTCAATCGATgtccaaaattaaatgcataTTTACGCGTGCCAGTTATCTTTCTCGACTGATAAGCCGAACAATCTGAATTTACATGGTAAACAGTTCTGAAAATTGAATACATCCCCGTTCTCCttcctttaaatttatttattttaaggatggtaagttgttttttctttttgcatctTTTTCTGGAAATCCTTATCCTTTCATCCGTAAGTCGGcgagtttaaattttattatttctgtATTCTGTTGTTTGAGTTTATATTACagatattttcaataatagtCAAAtgatctctctctttcacttttttttttcttttttttttataataaaaaaaaccccaCTTTATCCTTTTGGTTTGAAATACTTTCGAAATTATCGcacattaaatgattataaataacatCAAGAGCCTACCACGTGTTGGAACTTTTCTcaattgtaaaataaaataaaatactataaTCACCTTTATCAAAATCCACTAAAtctaagaaattgaaattcaaaaaatgaaatgcaaaatttCTTTCACAACACCTTTGAGCAAAGTTGATTTAGTGGATAAAACCAATGAACTATTCCCtacattaaaaaatggagataatattatttaattataaacctatgatcattctcggttagataatattatttaattataaacctatgatcattccctataCTAACCGAGGTCGACTTTCATTCAACCAAATGAACCATTGAAATGAATCATTGAAccatcaaaaaaaaaaaaaaaaaaaaaaaaaaaaaaaaaaaaaaaaaaNATCatgtatttcttttattttagtcttGCTTACATCAATCTTATCTTCCTATCGTTCCTTTAGGCTTTAATACGTCACATTTCACTAATAATTTGGTCCATTTTGAAACATTCGGAACAAGATAAGTACGTGTGTGTAGATAGGACGTCGTTGGTCATTCATTTTGTGTGCTTTGTTCAAGaggagaattgttgagagaGGAGTGAACTTCATGTTGAGAGAGGAGTGAACTTCCTAGTTAGAGGAGGCTGGTCAAAAGTGACTTGAATGTGCCCTTTATTAGAGGGCTCCATAAAGTagactctatggtgtactttgttcaaggagaATTACTGAGAGAGGAGTCTAGAAAAACCATGATCGGAATAGCTGATCCAAAGCTATGAAACTTGGGTGTGGATCTTTTGTCGAAATGGAATGaccttatctttttattttttctttttccttaatGGGTTAAGGGTGGGAGTTCCGTTATAAAAtcagtatatttttttttgttttacacCCCGTTGTTCTTTCTCgggctaaaaaaaaattcagaatatataatcattttattttattttataataattaatatttttaatgggtaattttttttttttttttttttttttattttttttNTGAGTGCCTtggtttttattaatttaacgtACGATATCTCTTGACACACGAATCAGCTCAAATCGTGGTCATTTATTTCTAATCGGACGGTACAGAATTGCCCGCGAATCGTCTACCCGCGAATCCGATCCCCAAAAATGTTCGTCGACCTTTAACGCTCGAAATATCTCAAGTGCCGTTTGAGTTTCAATCCTCGTTATATCATAACGCCTTCCGTTAGTTGACCGTTAACCAATAGGGTTtccctttttgtttattttattttaaaaaacccgAAACTGACCTTCAATAACGGTAGTTAACGGAGACGTCGGTGGTCTTATATATTCGTTATGTACAAATATTGCAAAATTTgggaattttataaaattttaaaaagaattatttatatatttcttttactctctctctctctctctctgttttcgCCTCTACTTTTGTTTCAACGGGCGACGATTTTcgaaaccaaaacaaaagtaTTCGTTTCTGAAGGAACGGTGGTTCCTTTGGTGTTGAACTAATTTCATCGCTTCCTTCTGCTCCACTTCGATTCCCGCCACTTCCTTACGAGAAGAGGTAACTTTCTATACTCTCAGATGCTTcgaatttcttttcaattctattgATTTTTCCTCAATCTTGTCGACTGTTTGATCGTGTGTTTTCGTTATTTTTCATAAACCTTGCTCTGATTGGGGCAGGATTCTTTCAGTTTTTCGAGCTTTTCGTCTCTAAAACCCTACAATTGTGATTCTCTCCGCAAGTTTTCGATCTGATTGCTGGTTTTAAGATCTGAGTTTTTGTTTTCCGGTTTAGGTGAACTTGATAGTAgatgaggtttttttttacggATTGTTGCTTTAGTAGCTTGCTGTTGGTTTTTCGGTTACAATTTGAGGTGGTAATTTATTCTGTAATTAggatttttgaattttggagATGGTTCTAGGAGTAGATGGAAGAGGTGAAACAAGAAGAGTGTTGTCTTGAAAATAAGCAATCTACGGCGGCTTCGAGTTCCTCTGTCTCTGAAGGTAGTGGTAGCGCAACTGCTAAGTCTCCTGGGATGTGTAGTCCAGCATCAACATCTCCTTCTCGTCGGTAATTTCACAAAGTTCTTCGACTCGGTGTTTGATTTAGCAATGTGCAGAGACATTTACTGATGAAGAAactttttgttattgtttctGGACATTCGGTGAATAAGGCAGCTATTCGTATTTTATAATGGACTGCAAAAGTTACTGAAAAATGGAATGATTCTATACTGCTTATGATCAGTTCAAAGAACTCTCGGACATTTTTGCTTAAATGTGTAATTTGACTTGGCAGGAGAACTAGTGGCCCTATTCGCCGAGCTAAGGGTGGTTGGACTCCGCAAGAGGTAAGCATTGATTATCCCCTCTTTTAGCTGTTTGTGTTGCATAGTTTCTAGCTATGATGGTCATGACATGTACCAAGCTTTGGAAAAGTAA
This portion of the Cucurbita pepo subsp. pepo cultivar mu-cu-16 chromosome LG08, ASM280686v2, whole genome shotgun sequence genome encodes:
- the LOC111801130 gene encoding uncharacterized protein LOC111801130 isoform X3 produces the protein MVQLEDGWPLGLRLMNARVGLAGNHHYLSALFSFNTLRTHSPSSFTDFSSDLDTELQCCLNRLPKREPEDQMENLFRMRSCLGQTNRGIRLAATFSLFTAKLVNYI
- the LOC111801130 gene encoding uncharacterized protein LOC111801130 isoform X2; its protein translation is MVQLEDGWPLGLRLMNARVGLAGNHHYLSALFSFNTLRTHSPSSFTDFSSDLDTELQCCLNRLPKREPEDQMENLFRMIYLSLSSFSDRVWVRQIEAFVLLQHSVCLLPS
- the LOC111799552 gene encoding metallothionein-like protein type 2; translation: MSCCGGNCGCGSACKCGNGCGGCKMFPDMSFSETTATIETFVVGLAPQKMSFEVAEMGAENGCKCGDNCTCDPCNCK